TAACGTTGATTGTATCACGTCTAATCAACTCCAATTCAAAATCAATATCATTTAAGATAGATGTTTTTTCTATTGTCGTGCTATTGCTAAGTTTATCCTTCAAATCCAAATACTTACTTGTGTAATCAGCAAATAACTGTTCCTCAATTTGCAAATCATCCCAAGTAAACTCGGAGTAATGGCTCATTTTTTTGTGCAGGCGTATAAGTGCTCTGAATATCAAAATAAACTCTAACTTATCTTCTTCAGTATATAGATTATCTACAGAGCTACTCTGGGGAACAATTTCTAGTAATTTTTCGATTACTTCATTGAATTTTTCGGTATAGACTTCATAAGGTTCAACGATAATTTCATCAATTGCATCTTTATTACTAAATAGTGCAATTGCTTCATCTGTTTTATCTTTCAAATTTCGAAAACATACAATATTACCCTGTGTCTTGTTTTTGTCTAAAGTGCGATTAGTACGGCTAAAAGCTTGAATAAGTCCATGGTATTGAAGGTTTTTATCAACATACAATGTATTCAGATTTTTACTGTCATAACCCGTTAAAAACATATTAGCGATTAATAAAATATCTGTTTCATGTTTAGGATGTTTAGATTTTCTGGCAACAGCATTATAATAATTGTAAAAGCCTTCACTATCCTTAATATTTTCTGCCATTCCAAAAAGTTCGTTGAAATCTTGCACATACGTTTCCAACAATTCTCTACGGTGCGGTTTGAAGACATATTCTATTTGTGGCTCGGCAGCCAAATTCAGTTGACTAGCCAATTGATCCTCAATCTCTTCCTCGTTTTGAGCATAACTGAAAATAGTGGCTATTTTTAAATTATGTTCACCATTCAGTTTCTTACGTTTAAAAATTTCATAGTACTCAATAATGGCATCAATATCTTGAACACACATCATTGCACAGAATTTTTTGGATTGTGTTTTCTGATCGTGGTGTTGAATGATGTAATCAACTATTGCTCCTTTACGTTCGGGAGCTTCAAAAACCTCAGCTTCATTGATTTTTTCAACCTTCAAGTCAATGATATTATCCTTTTTCTTGAAAGTTTGAATATATTCAATCGAGAATCTCAAAACATTTTCATCTCTAATAGCATCTGTAATTACATATTTATGGAGGCATTTACCGAATAAACTGGCTGTGGTTTTTTCTCCATTTGCATTCTCTGCCAAAATAGGCGTCCCTGTAAAACCAAACAATTGAATATTATGAAAATAACCCACGATGTTTTGATGTGTATCTCCAAATTGTGAACGGTGACATTCATCAAAAATAAATACCATTCTTTCGTTTTGAAGGGCTTTCATTTTACCTAAATTACGGCCGGAAATTGCATTATTCAGCTTCTGAATAGTTGTAACAATAATTTTTACATTCGGATCATTGAATTTTCTAATAAGGTCATCTGTGTTTGTTGCTGAACTTACTGATCCTTTGCTAAAGCTATCGTATTCCTTATTGGTTTGATAATCTAAATCCTTTCTATCTACTACAAAAACTACTTTTTTGATAGCAGCAATTTTTGATAGAATCTGGCTGGCTTTGAAACTTGTTAAAGTTTTTCCACTTCCTGTGGTATGCCAGATATATCCGTTTTTCGCTACATTATAGCCATTTAATATTTCGTTTTCGGTTACTTTTTTTATAATACTTTCCACAGCATAATATTGATAGGGACGAAGCACCATTAACCGCTTATCTGTTTCATTAAGAACAATATATTTACATATCATTTTACTGATATGACACGGTTCTAAGAAAGTATCAGTAAAACCATTCAGAATATTATTAAGAGGATTATTGTTCTCGTCTGTCCAATGGAAGGTTTGCAGGTATTCCTGTTTATGGATACCGAAGTTGCTGAAATACTTGGTATTTACGCCATTACTAATAATAAACAATTGTACAAAATGAAACAACCCTTTTCCTGCTCCAAAACTATGCTTCTGATAGCGGTTGATTTGATTGAAAGCTTCTTTCAT
This genomic window from Mariniflexile sp. TRM1-10 contains:
- a CDS encoding type I restriction endonuclease subunit R yields the protein MSKQSEQILEQQLIVQLQKLGHKYITIADEKALLANLKTQLEKHNNIQFSDSEFEKVLNILNKGSVFEKAKILRETKHHILRDNGDNLYFEFLNVEHWCQNEYQVTNQITQEGKYENRYDVTLLINGLPLVQIELKRRGLEMKEAFNQINRYQKHSFGAGKGLFHFVQLFIISNGVNTKYFSNFGIHKQEYLQTFHWTDENNNPLNNILNGFTDTFLEPCHISKMICKYIVLNETDKRLMVLRPYQYYAVESIIKKVTENEILNGYNVAKNGYIWHTTGSGKTLTSFKASQILSKIAAIKKVVFVVDRKDLDYQTNKEYDSFSKGSVSSATNTDDLIRKFNDPNVKIIVTTIQKLNNAISGRNLGKMKALQNERMVFIFDECHRSQFGDTHQNIVGYFHNIQLFGFTGTPILAENANGEKTTASLFGKCLHKYVITDAIRDENVLRFSIEYIQTFKKKDNIIDLKVEKINEAEVFEAPERKGAIVDYIIQHHDQKTQSKKFCAMMCVQDIDAIIEYYEIFKRKKLNGEHNLKIATIFSYAQNEEEIEDQLASQLNLAAEPQIEYVFKPHRRELLETYVQDFNELFGMAENIKDSEGFYNYYNAVARKSKHPKHETDILLIANMFLTGYDSKNLNTLYVDKNLQYHGLIQAFSRTNRTLDKNKTQGNIVCFRNLKDKTDEAIALFSNKDAIDEIIVEPYEVYTEKFNEVIEKLLEIVPQSSSVDNLYTEEDKLEFILIFRALIRLHKKMSHYSEFTWDDLQIEEQLFADYTSKYLDLKDKLSNSTTIEKTSILNDIDFELELIRRDTINVTYIIQLLIKFKLKHSSKDKESIEKEISNLLNTEVSLRSKRELIEKFIQESLPYIDDTDIIPEVFEKFWNEEQEKALQDLVKTENLSDEKTEKLIENYLFTEREPLRKEILDLRIEGRPSVLKSKEVGDRILNKILDFVDTFVNGISGI